A genomic window from Candidatus Krumholzibacteriia bacterium includes:
- a CDS encoding methylmalonyl-CoA mutase family protein has translation MSGKKDWKERCLRPHLEKNPERKEEFQTPSGRKVKLLYGPEELEGLDPESELGYPGEAPYLRGVQANQYRGRLWTMRQYAGFGSARETNERFRYLLEQGQTGLSTAFDLPTQMGYDSDHELADGELGRVGVAVSTVENMESLFEGIDPSAVSTSMTINSPASALMLMYVLMAEGKGLASQNLRGTIQNDVLKEYIARGTYIFPPGPSLRLVTDTFAWCAEHTPRWNTISISGYHIREAGSTAPQELAFTFANAVEYVRAAKATGLGPEDFLPRLSFFFNVHNNLLEEVAKFRAARKLWVRILKEKFGVKDEKLMRLRFHCQTAGSTLTAQQPLNNAVRVTLQALAAVLGGTQSLHTNSYDEALALPTEESVRLALRTQQVIAEESGVADTVDPLGGSYLLESWTRDLEEEAWSLLEEIEDMGGAAEAIERGFQKRKIGEAAFRTQREIEEEKQTVVGVNRYQSEEEEEDRSLFQLSPGLEKEQREGLARFRENRDRDAVESSLDHLRETARGDKNLLPALKEALASGVTLGESFGALREIFGTYRGGGIL, from the coding sequence ATGAGCGGGAAGAAGGACTGGAAGGAGCGCTGTCTCCGCCCCCATCTCGAGAAGAACCCTGAGCGCAAGGAAGAGTTTCAGACGCCTTCGGGACGGAAGGTAAAGCTCCTCTACGGCCCGGAAGAACTCGAGGGTCTGGATCCCGAAAGCGAACTGGGTTATCCGGGAGAGGCTCCCTACCTGCGCGGCGTGCAGGCCAACCAGTACAGGGGCCGGCTCTGGACCATGCGTCAGTATGCGGGCTTTGGCTCAGCCCGGGAAACCAATGAACGGTTTCGCTACCTTCTCGAACAGGGACAGACCGGACTTTCTACCGCCTTCGACCTTCCCACGCAGATGGGCTATGACTCCGACCACGAACTGGCCGATGGAGAGCTTGGCCGGGTCGGCGTGGCCGTCTCTACTGTGGAGAACATGGAGAGTCTCTTTGAAGGCATCGACCCTTCGGCTGTCTCCACCTCCATGACCATCAACTCGCCTGCTTCTGCGCTCATGCTTATGTATGTTCTCATGGCAGAAGGAAAGGGACTGGCTTCCCAAAACCTGCGGGGAACCATTCAGAACGATGTCCTCAAGGAGTACATCGCCCGCGGAACCTACATCTTCCCTCCCGGACCGAGCCTGCGACTGGTCACCGACACCTTCGCCTGGTGCGCTGAACACACACCACGCTGGAACACCATCTCCATCAGCGGCTACCATATCCGGGAGGCTGGCAGCACCGCTCCCCAGGAACTGGCCTTCACCTTCGCCAATGCCGTGGAATATGTCCGCGCTGCCAAAGCAACCGGGCTCGGGCCCGAAGACTTCCTTCCCCGCCTCTCCTTCTTTTTCAATGTGCACAACAACCTGCTCGAAGAGGTCGCGAAGTTCCGTGCGGCCCGCAAACTCTGGGTTCGAATTCTGAAGGAGAAGTTCGGGGTAAAGGACGAAAAACTCATGCGCCTACGCTTCCACTGCCAGACGGCGGGAAGCACTCTCACGGCACAGCAGCCCCTGAACAATGCCGTCCGCGTGACCCTTCAGGCACTGGCAGCCGTACTGGGAGGGACGCAGAGCCTTCACACCAACAGTTACGATGAGGCACTGGCTCTTCCCACCGAGGAATCCGTGAGACTGGCTCTTCGCACCCAGCAGGTCATTGCCGAAGAGAGTGGCGTGGCCGACACGGTGGATCCTCTGGGAGGTAGTTACCTGCTGGAAAGCTGGACCCGGGACCTCGAGGAAGAGGCCTGGAGCCTGCTGGAAGAAATCGAGGATATGGGCGGTGCGGCCGAGGCAATAGAGAGAGGCTTCCAGAAGCGCAAGATCGGAGAGGCTGCCTTCCGAACCCAGCGGGAAATCGAGGAAGAAAAGCAGACGGTCGTGGGTGTGAACCGTTACCAGTCCGAAGAAGAAGAGGAAGACCGCTCTCTTTTCCAACTGTCTCCGGGACTGGAAAAAGAACAGCGGGAAGGTCTGGCTCGCTTCCGGGAGAACAGGGATCGGGATGCCGTGGAATCCAGTCTGGATCACCTTCGCGAGACCGCCCGGGGAGACAAGAACCTGCTCCCCGCTCTCAAGGAAGCACTGGCTTCCGGAGTGACTCTGGGGGAGAGTTTCGGGGCACTTCGGGAGATCTTCGGAACCTATCGTGGAGGAGGGATCCTGTGA
- the mce gene encoding methylmalonyl-CoA epimerase, with protein sequence MIFRRLDHLGIAVRDLEEAGRRWTEDLGFTFLHREVLEEQGVEVLMLDGGNCHVELLAPHGENSPIAKYLERRGEGLQQAAFAVEDMDRALEFLKGRGLLPIAPPSIGAGGRRVCFLHPKNVNGVLLELVEDR encoded by the coding sequence GTGATCTTTCGTCGACTCGATCATCTCGGCATTGCCGTTCGTGATCTGGAAGAAGCCGGACGCCGCTGGACGGAAGATCTCGGTTTCACTTTCCTCCACCGCGAGGTACTCGAAGAGCAGGGCGTGGAAGTCCTGATGCTCGACGGGGGAAACTGTCATGTCGAATTGCTCGCTCCCCACGGAGAGAACTCCCCCATTGCGAAGTATCTCGAGCGCCGGGGCGAGGGGCTGCAACAGGCGGCCTTCGCCGTGGAGGACATGGACCGGGCTTTGGAGTTTCTCAAGGGCCGGGGACTCCTGCCCATTGCGCCCCCGTCAATCGGAGCCGGAGGACGGCGAGTCTGCTTCCTCCATCCGAAGAATGTAAACGGGGTGCTTCTCGAGTTGGTGGAAGACCGCTAG
- a CDS encoding 3-hydroxybutyryl-CoA dehydrogenase, producing the protein MSERLMVIGAGTMGNGIAQVFAAKGYEVLMVDVDEKALARGMKTISGSLERLVKKERITEEERNTTLARIQTSSDPNDGAEVFLAIEAATENQEIKEKIFAQLAGIVREDAWLATNTSSISIDELASGLPNPSRFLGMHFMNPVPMMKLVEIIRGKATSREVEEGVLELTRKLGKIPVLVNDAPGFVANRILMPMINEACFTLEEGVGEKEAIDTIMKLGMAHPMGPLELADLIGLDVCLSIMEVLHEGFDDEKYRPSPLLQRLVAEGKLGRKTGEGFYDYRKEGASGA; encoded by the coding sequence ATGAGTGAGCGGCTAATGGTGATTGGCGCAGGAACCATGGGGAACGGGATTGCGCAGGTCTTTGCGGCAAAGGGCTATGAGGTTCTGATGGTGGATGTGGATGAGAAGGCTCTGGCACGGGGAATGAAAACGATCTCCGGCAGTCTGGAGCGTCTCGTGAAGAAAGAGAGAATCACTGAAGAGGAGCGGAATACAACGCTTGCCCGCATTCAGACATCAAGCGACCCGAACGATGGCGCCGAGGTCTTTCTCGCAATCGAGGCGGCCACTGAGAATCAGGAAATCAAGGAAAAGATCTTTGCACAGTTGGCAGGAATCGTCCGGGAAGATGCCTGGCTTGCCACGAACACCTCCAGCATCTCCATTGATGAACTGGCCTCCGGTCTTCCCAATCCTTCCCGCTTTCTCGGCATGCACTTCATGAACCCGGTTCCCATGATGAAATTGGTGGAGATCATTCGGGGCAAGGCGACTTCCCGGGAAGTGGAAGAGGGCGTGCTGGAACTGACCCGCAAGCTGGGGAAGATTCCTGTACTGGTCAACGATGCACCGGGCTTTGTCGCAAACCGGATTCTCATGCCCATGATCAACGAGGCCTGCTTCACTCTGGAAGAGGGTGTGGGCGAGAAGGAAGCCATCGACACGATCATGAAACTTGGCATGGCGCATCCCATGGGGCCTCTGGAACTTGCCGACCTGATTGGACTGGATGTCTGTCTGTCGATAATGGAAGTCCTTCATGAGGGCTTCGACGATGAGAAGTATCGTCCTAGTCCCCTTCTTCAGCGCCTGGTGGCCGAAGGCAAGCTGGGTCGGAAAACCGGCGAGGGTTTCTACGACTATCGCAAGGAAGGAGCCAGCGGGGCATGA
- a CDS encoding cobalamin B12-binding domain-containing protein: MSEIIRVLVAKPGLDGHDRGARVIALALKDAGMEVIYTGLHQTPEMVVEAALQEDVDVVALSSLSGAHMNHFPRVRELLDEAGASRILVVGGGIVPDKDREELSSLGIGRFFGPGTDTRDVIDYIHEEMAARRANEEEA, from the coding sequence ATGAGTGAGATCATTCGGGTTCTCGTGGCCAAGCCGGGACTGGACGGGCATGATCGTGGCGCGAGAGTCATCGCTCTGGCTTTGAAGGATGCCGGCATGGAGGTTATTTACACCGGGCTTCACCAGACGCCGGAGATGGTCGTGGAAGCGGCTCTCCAGGAGGATGTGGATGTGGTGGCCCTGAGCAGTCTCTCCGGTGCCCACATGAACCACTTTCCCCGTGTCCGGGAGCTTCTCGACGAGGCGGGAGCCAGTCGGATTCTCGTTGTCGGGGGAGGGATCGTTCCGGACAAGGATCGGGAGGAACTCTCGAGTCTGGGAATCGGCCGGTTCTTTGGACCGGGAACCGACACCCGTGATGTGATTGACTACATCCATGAGGAAATGGCGGCCCGCAGGGCGAATGAGGAGGAAGCATGA
- the meaB gene encoding methylmalonyl Co-A mutase-associated GTPase MeaB translates to MAQAMVSALIDSFRQGDRLALARLITLVENRASARDEIIDSILPLAGQAYRIGITGPPGSGKSTLLEELLLKYRKDGKSLGVIAVDPSSPFSGGALLGDRLRMRRAGADPGVFIRSLGSRGALGGLSEAADMALDLLDAFGMERVFVETVGVGQSELDVAENAYTTVVVLVPESGDQIQTMKAGLMEIGDVFVVNKTDREGAGRMMEALELSLEESPAREGWKPPVLGTCAKTAEGVLELQAAIESHREHISQYGKLGNLRKEIGLRRIHKAVSSSVTRALWSDPRRAKLLDRGLDQWLSGAVAFGELVESLLPEGLHAKSQGEGDE, encoded by the coding sequence ATGGCTCAGGCGATGGTATCTGCATTGATCGATTCCTTTCGGCAGGGCGACCGCCTTGCCCTCGCCCGCCTGATCACTCTCGTGGAGAACCGGGCAAGCGCCCGAGACGAGATCATCGATTCGATACTCCCTCTTGCGGGTCAAGCCTATCGCATCGGCATCACCGGACCTCCCGGTTCCGGGAAGAGTACCCTGCTGGAAGAGCTTCTTCTGAAATACCGTAAAGACGGAAAGAGCCTAGGGGTCATTGCGGTGGATCCGAGCAGCCCCTTCAGTGGAGGAGCCTTGCTCGGGGATCGCCTGCGGATGCGTCGTGCCGGAGCAGATCCCGGTGTGTTTATCCGAAGTCTGGGCTCACGGGGAGCTCTGGGTGGCCTGAGCGAGGCGGCCGACATGGCACTGGATCTTCTCGATGCCTTTGGCATGGAGCGGGTCTTTGTGGAGACGGTGGGTGTGGGGCAGAGTGAACTAGATGTCGCGGAAAACGCCTACACCACGGTGGTGGTTCTGGTCCCAGAAAGCGGAGACCAGATTCAGACGATGAAGGCCGGACTTATGGAAATCGGGGATGTTTTTGTCGTCAACAAGACCGATCGAGAGGGTGCCGGGAGAATGATGGAGGCTCTCGAACTCAGTCTCGAGGAGAGTCCGGCTCGGGAGGGATGGAAGCCTCCGGTTCTGGGAACCTGTGCGAAGACTGCAGAGGGGGTCCTGGAACTCCAGGCGGCCATCGAATCCCACCGCGAGCATATATCGCAATACGGCAAGCTTGGTAATCTTCGAAAAGAGATTGGCTTGCGAAGAATACATAAAGCGGTTTCTAGCTCAGTCACCCGTGCCCTCTGGTCCGATCCCCGTCGAGCAAAACTTCTCGACCGGGGTCTTGATCAATGGCTGTCAGGTGCAGTAGCTTTCGGGGAACTCGTGGAGTCTCTCCTTCCGGAGGGACTTCATGCAAAGAGTCAGGGGGAAGGCGATGAGTGA
- a CDS encoding lamin tail domain-containing protein — protein sequence MQFLKPGASVPLILWILCIVTALPSGSFAEVILSEFLAAPGSDWSGDGIIDWRDDEWVEIVNRGDSPVELGDYWISDSVSDPACRFRFSGVLEPDSLIWVTGAEARAWQLDMGLGGAGLSLRNSGGEVVLYRDEGEEVIEVSRIDYLTYQAEYRRSFGRFPVESEEWVLFDGYNLYHGQQTPGSTGCMPSPGRENECESLAVEEADWSRLKQRY from the coding sequence ATGCAATTCCTCAAGCCGGGGGCTTCTGTTCCCCTGATTCTCTGGATCCTCTGTATTGTGACGGCCCTGCCATCTGGCAGTTTCGCCGAAGTGATTCTCAGCGAGTTTCTGGCCGCACCGGGAAGTGACTGGAGTGGCGACGGCATCATTGACTGGCGTGATGACGAATGGGTGGAAATTGTCAACCGCGGTGACAGTCCCGTGGAGCTCGGGGACTACTGGATCTCCGACTCCGTGAGCGATCCTGCCTGCCGATTCCGTTTCAGCGGTGTTCTGGAGCCGGACTCCCTGATCTGGGTGACCGGGGCCGAAGCGCGCGCATGGCAACTGGACATGGGTCTCGGTGGTGCAGGCCTCAGCCTCCGCAACAGCGGGGGAGAAGTCGTGCTTTACCGGGACGAGGGAGAGGAAGTCATCGAAGTCAGCCGGATAGACTATCTCACCTATCAGGCGGAATATCGAAGGAGCTTCGGTCGCTTTCCTGTCGAGAGCGAGGAGTGGGTTCTCTTTGACGGTTACAATCTCTACCACGGGCAGCAGACTCCCGGTTCCACCGGCTGTATGCCGAGCCCCGGGAGGGAAAACGAATGCGAGTCTCTGGCTGTGGAAGAGGCAGACTGGAGTCGACTGAAGCAACGCTATTGA
- a CDS encoding ABC transporter substrate-binding protein yields MKRWFLLLSLFMTLTSCAPGPSDEEVIFWHAMGRWEGVLVEIIEEFNATHPQYLPVKAYNMSRYQALSQKIIAAVAAGQPPTISQAYESWTNEMRSAKIIECLQDYADGPKGLSDADWEDIQPVFLEECRDSEGRLWSFPFNKSVRSLFLNRDFFRDYGYDPDLPPEDWSSWRDMSLAMTRDLDGDGRNDHWGSTAKNSVTFFGNLLLQNGGDFFTPDGKRSAIDSPEGVEAMEFMWELLGSRKMGYSTFDYAYQNEFKAGLVGMMESSSVSLSFLRGKIDFELGVAPLPGRKKRCALIQGTNLVVFKKANERQKESAWAFIRFLTNQENATKWSLATGYAPLRKSCLEAESMKALMQEVPGLRETYEQLTLSRSEPSNMAWFAGRKYLEEGAIQRVMRGSADPAEALHKTVAKINREIDSEL; encoded by the coding sequence ATGAAGCGTTGGTTTCTCCTTCTGTCTTTGTTCATGACATTGACCAGTTGTGCGCCCGGCCCTTCCGATGAGGAAGTCATTTTCTGGCATGCCATGGGTCGATGGGAGGGCGTGCTTGTCGAGATTATCGAGGAATTCAACGCCACCCATCCGCAGTACCTTCCGGTCAAGGCCTACAACATGAGCCGCTATCAGGCCCTGAGTCAGAAGATCATTGCTGCGGTCGCTGCCGGACAGCCTCCGACGATCAGCCAGGCTTATGAGTCCTGGACCAATGAAATGCGCTCGGCGAAGATCATCGAGTGCCTGCAGGATTATGCCGATGGACCGAAGGGACTCAGCGATGCCGACTGGGAGGACATCCAGCCGGTTTTTCTGGAAGAGTGCAGGGACAGCGAAGGCAGGCTTTGGAGCTTCCCTTTCAACAAGAGCGTTCGCTCCCTCTTTTTGAACCGTGACTTCTTTCGGGATTACGGCTATGACCCCGATCTTCCCCCTGAGGACTGGAGCAGTTGGCGGGACATGAGCCTGGCCATGACCCGGGATCTGGACGGCGACGGGCGCAATGACCATTGGGGAAGCACGGCCAAAAACTCGGTGACTTTCTTCGGGAACCTGCTTCTGCAAAACGGGGGTGACTTCTTCACGCCCGATGGCAAACGCTCTGCCATTGACAGCCCGGAGGGAGTCGAGGCCATGGAGTTCATGTGGGAGTTGCTTGGTTCCCGCAAGATGGGTTACTCCACCTTTGACTATGCCTACCAGAACGAGTTCAAGGCCGGCCTGGTTGGCATGATGGAAAGTTCCTCGGTGTCTCTTTCCTTTCTGCGTGGCAAGATCGACTTCGAACTGGGAGTTGCGCCCCTTCCCGGACGCAAGAAGCGTTGCGCCCTGATTCAGGGGACGAATCTGGTGGTCTTCAAGAAGGCCAATGAGCGACAGAAGGAGTCTGCCTGGGCCTTCATTCGTTTTCTGACCAATCAGGAGAATGCCACGAAATGGTCACTGGCGACGGGCTATGCTCCTCTTCGCAAGAGCTGCCTTGAGGCGGAATCCATGAAAGCGCTGATGCAGGAAGTTCCCGGCCTTCGGGAGACCTATGAGCAGCTCACCCTGAGCCGCTCTGAGCCGAGCAACATGGCCTGGTTTGCCGGCAGGAAGTATCTGGAAGAGGGTGCCATCCAGCGCGTGATGCGTGGCTCGGCTGACCCCGCGGAGGCTCTGCACAAGACGGTCGCTAAAATCAACAGGGAAATTGACTCGGAGTTGTAG
- a CDS encoding carbohydrate ABC transporter permease, with the protein MNLDTMRRIPGRVGIHLLLIVCSLTMLLPFVWMSATSFRDTMEITRDPFGFIPRIFTSAFTEGGEVRSVARVFANYIEAWQSAPFARYFLNTIFVALSCVFGVVVTSAFAAYAFARMEFRGRDILFMIFLAMMMVPEPVYLVPSFVIMARLHWLDTYYALIVPWTVKVFSIFLLRQHFKTIPQDLFDAAKIDGAGRFKVLLSIVIPLSRAILVTIVIFTIIGSWNSFLWPLVMTHSPEMRPIQIGLAAFSQEEGTEYGLMMAATTLSVLPLLILYFFAQKQIISSMASSGLKE; encoded by the coding sequence ATGAATCTGGATACGATGCGCAGGATTCCGGGGAGGGTGGGTATCCACCTTCTGCTGATCGTATGCAGTCTCACGATGCTCCTGCCCTTTGTCTGGATGAGTGCCACGAGCTTTCGCGACACGATGGAAATCACTCGCGATCCCTTTGGATTCATTCCCCGGATTTTCACCTCAGCGTTCACGGAGGGAGGGGAAGTTCGCTCAGTCGCCCGGGTCTTTGCCAACTACATTGAAGCCTGGCAGAGCGCACCCTTTGCCCGATACTTCCTGAACACGATTTTCGTGGCCCTCTCCTGCGTCTTCGGGGTGGTGGTGACCAGTGCGTTTGCGGCCTATGCCTTCGCGAGGATGGAGTTCAGGGGAAGGGACATTCTCTTCATGATCTTTCTGGCCATGATGATGGTACCCGAGCCAGTGTATCTGGTGCCGAGCTTTGTCATCATGGCTCGCCTACACTGGCTGGACACCTACTACGCGCTGATTGTCCCCTGGACCGTGAAGGTCTTTTCCATTTTCCTGCTTCGACAGCACTTCAAGACCATCCCCCAGGATCTCTTTGATGCGGCGAAAATTGACGGTGCCGGTCGCTTCAAGGTGCTCTTGTCCATTGTGATTCCGCTGAGTCGAGCCATTCTGGTGACGATCGTTATTTTCACGATTATCGGAAGCTGGAACTCCTTTCTCTGGCCGCTGGTCATGACGCACAGTCCGGAAATGCGCCCCATCCAGATCGGTCTTGCGGCCTTCAGTCAGGAAGAGGGAACCGAGTACGGCCTGATGATGGCGGCTACTACGCTCAGCGTCCTGCCACTTCTGATTCTCTACTTCTTTGCCCAGAAGCAGATCATTTCCTCCATGGCTTCCAGCGGATTAAAGGAGTAG
- a CDS encoding sugar ABC transporter permease: protein MSQLLSAEQLHQRMLRRKRLDAFSALLYILPAAAVVFTFRLVPIIAAFTFSFFEIKMGALVGFVGLGHYGKLFQDPTFWHSLSTTLWFVLGTVPPAIFVSLFFALLLNRKIRALGLYRMVYFIPVVTSMVAVAVIWKWILEPEIGILNFLLEKIGIGPMGWLSESRGIFQLMAAGVGLSLPEWAGGPSLALISLALVNTWKGLGYNIVIFLAGLQNIPKQQYEAARIDGANNWQLLRYVTWPMLSPTTFYVFIMSTIVSFQTFSLVYLMTSPPGGPEDSTKVLVYYLFDKGFTPPASLGRASAVALVLFVIILALTIVQRKVAEKRVHY from the coding sequence TTGAGCCAGCTACTGAGCGCGGAGCAATTGCACCAGAGGATGTTGCGTCGCAAGCGACTGGACGCGTTTTCTGCGCTACTCTATATCCTTCCCGCTGCGGCCGTGGTCTTTACCTTCCGTCTCGTTCCCATTATTGCGGCCTTCACATTCAGTTTCTTCGAAATCAAGATGGGAGCCCTGGTTGGCTTCGTAGGTCTGGGGCACTACGGAAAACTGTTCCAGGATCCGACCTTCTGGCACTCCCTCTCCACGACACTCTGGTTCGTACTCGGGACCGTGCCACCCGCGATCTTTGTCTCTCTCTTTTTCGCACTGCTTCTGAACCGGAAGATCCGTGCTCTGGGTCTTTACCGAATGGTCTACTTCATTCCCGTGGTAACGAGCATGGTGGCAGTGGCCGTCATCTGGAAATGGATCCTTGAGCCGGAAATCGGCATCCTGAATTTTCTGCTGGAGAAGATCGGAATCGGTCCCATGGGATGGCTGTCGGAAAGTCGGGGGATCTTCCAGCTCATGGCAGCAGGAGTGGGCCTGAGCCTGCCGGAGTGGGCTGGCGGGCCGAGCCTTGCCCTGATCAGCCTCGCCCTGGTGAACACCTGGAAGGGTCTGGGCTACAACATCGTGATCTTTCTGGCGGGATTGCAGAACATACCGAAGCAACAGTATGAGGCCGCTCGCATCGATGGAGCAAACAACTGGCAACTCCTGCGCTATGTGACCTGGCCCATGCTCAGTCCCACGACATTCTATGTTTTCATCATGAGCACGATTGTCAGTTTCCAGACTTTCAGTCTGGTCTACCTGATGACCTCTCCGCCGGGCGGGCCGGAGGACAGCACAAAGGTGCTGGTCTACTATCTCTTCGACAAGGGCTTCACGCCTCCGGCCAGTCTGGGACGGGCCAGTGCCGTGGCTCTGGTTCTCTTTGTGATCATCCTCGCGCTGACCATCGTGCAGCGGAAGGTCGCAGAGAAACGGGTTCACTACTAG
- a CDS encoding enoyl-CoA hydratase/isomerase family protein, translating to MSPELLRDFHKALDSLDGSTILLLSSEGKHFSTGYPIDRIPESIFHSSEEERRHDPFESLMQRLSDWPAPIVASLQGDAWGRVLELLSCADLRIAAEGIRLAIPSVRLGLVYSHTGMRRMGSALTRELFLTGETIDARRAMASGFLNRVCPEDQLEEETHEVLKSISKGTRAAFCGSRRLLNLLDEEETLSKDSLEEIARIRHEAFSSEESRKARAGHSSRKEG from the coding sequence CTGTCCCCCGAACTTCTTCGGGATTTCCACAAGGCTCTCGACTCTCTTGATGGAAGCACGATTCTTCTTCTCAGCTCCGAGGGGAAGCACTTCAGCACCGGCTACCCGATTGACAGGATTCCGGAGAGCATCTTTCACTCTTCAGAGGAAGAGAGGCGGCATGACCCCTTTGAATCTCTCATGCAGAGGCTTTCGGACTGGCCCGCTCCCATCGTCGCAAGCCTTCAGGGAGACGCTTGGGGCAGGGTCCTGGAACTGCTATCCTGTGCGGATCTGAGGATTGCCGCCGAGGGGATCCGTCTGGCCATTCCCTCCGTGCGACTCGGTTTGGTCTACAGCCACACGGGGATGCGTCGAATGGGATCCGCCCTGACCCGGGAGCTCTTTCTCACGGGAGAGACCATCGATGCCCGACGGGCCATGGCGTCCGGATTCCTCAATCGAGTTTGCCCTGAAGACCAACTGGAAGAAGAAACTCACGAAGTTCTAAAATCCATCAGCAAGGGAACCCGCGCTGCCTTCTGCGGGAGCCGACGCCTGCTGAACCTGCTCGATGAGGAAGAGACCTTGTCGAAAGACAGTCTGGAAGAAATCGCCCGAATTCGTCATGAGGCCTTCAGCAGTGAGGAATCACGAAAGGCCCGCGCCGGACATTCTTCCCGCAAGGAAGGCTAG